CATGCCGTACTGACCGATCGATACCGGCATCTGCGTCCAGTCGACCTTCGGCAACATCGCCTCCGCCGGCAAGCCGCCAGCAAAGGACATGACTTCCGGGCGCTGGGCTGCGGCGAGGATTTCACGGATCAGGGAGCTTTTGAGGCGCGTTACACGTTCGGAAAATGCCATGGGGACCACCGGTAGCAAAGGCCAAGGGAATTAAGTCAAACTGGTTGACCGAAATTACGACAAGCCGAGGGAATACGTCAACATGCTTGACCTTAAAAACCCGATTTCTCAGCAGCAGGCCATGGAAGCGTTTTTCTTCGGCTACCAGGCCTTCACCGCCAAGGCCGACGAAATGCTCGAACGCCGGGGCTTGAGCAGGGTTCATCAACGCATCGTGTTCTTCATCGCGCGCTATCCGAATCTGAGCGTGAAAGAGTTGCTGGCGCTGCTGGGCGTCAGCAAGCAGGCGCTGAACATGCCGCTGCGGCAACTGCAGGAAATGCATCTGGTGAACAGCGTCGCGTCCGCCACCGACAAGCGCAAACGCCTGCTGGAACTGACCGACGAGGGCGCGCGTTTCGAGCAGGCGTTGCGCCGCGAGCAGGTGAAACTGCTGGAACGGGTATTTGCCGAGGCTGGGGAAACGGCGGTGAATGGCTGGTTGGCGGTGAATCTGGCGCTTGGAAAAAGCCAGGCGGCTCCCGAGTAGTTGATGCCCTCGAGAAATTTTCGCCAACCCTGTGGAGCGATATAGCCCTTTCAGCAAAACTTTCGTCGACAAAATCAAAAACATTATTTGCTTTATTTGTATACAAAAGCATAATTCGCTGCGTGCGAGTTCCTGACCCATTAGTCAACAAATTCGCAAATGCCTCAAAGAGCCGCTGCCCACCTCTGTGTCCGGCTCTGGAAATAACAATAAAACTGTTGAGGAGTACTCGCTGTGGAAAGCCGCAAATCCGAAGCATCGCCGCTGGATCTCTCGCCGCCCCTACGCACAGGTCTGCTGGAGCGCTTGTTCAAACTCAGCGTGCATGGCACCACGGTGAAAACCGAGCTGATCGCAGGCCTGACAACCTTCATCACCATGGCCTACATCATCTTCGTCAACCCCAACATCATGGCCGACGCCGGGATTGATCACGGCGCCGCCTTCGTCGCCACCTGCATCGCCGCCGCACTCGGTTGCCTGTTGATGGGCCTGTACGCCAACTGGCCCGTCGGCCTGGCGCCAGGCATGGGGCTCAACGCCTTCTTTACCTACACCGTGGTCGGCACCATGGGCTACAACTGGGAAACCGCGCTGGGTGCGGTGTTCGTTTCCGGCGTGTTGTTTATGTTCCTGACCTTCTCGCGCATCCGCGAGTGGTTGCTCAACAGCATTCCAGTGAGCCTGCGCTTCGCCATGGGCGCCGGTGTCGGTCTGTTCCTTGGCCTGATCGGCCTGAAAACCGCCGGCATCGTGGTCGACAGCCCGGCCACCCTGATCAAGATCGGCAACCTGCGCGAGCCGGGGCCGCTGCTCGCCGCCATCTGCTTCCTGATGATTGCCATCCTCAGCTACCACCGGGTATTTGGCGCGATCCTCATCAGCATCATTACTGTGACCCTCGCAGGTTGGGGTCTGGGCCTGGTGCATTATGAAGGGATCATGTCGGCACCGCCGAGCCTGGCTCCGACCTGGATGGCCATGAACGTTGCCGGTGTGTTCAACGTCAGTATGATCAGCGTCGTCCTGGCCTTCCTCTTTGTACACATGTTCGATACCGCCGGTACCCTGATGGGCGTCGCACAACGGGCCAATCTGGTGGGTGCGGACGGCAAGATCGAAAACCTCTCTCGCGCCATGAAAGCCGACAGTGCTTCCAGTGTGTTCGGTGCGGTGGTCGGTGTTCCGCCAGTCACCAGCTATGTGGAAAGTGCCGCAGGTGTTGCAGCCGGTGGCCGTACCGGTCTGACCGCTGTCACTGTCGGCGTGCTGTTTGTTGCGGCGATGTTCTTCGCACCGCTGGCTGGCATGATTCCGGCATACGCTACCGCTGGCGCGCTGATCTACGTGGCGATGCTGATGATGGGCGGGATGGAACACATCGAGTGGGACGATGCCACCGACAGCATTCCGGCAATTGTCACCGCAATCATGATGCCCCTGACCTTTTCGGTTGCCGACGGCATCGCCCTGGGTTTCATCACCTACGTGGCGCTGAAGGCCGGTACCGGCAAGTACAAGGAAATTTCGGTTAGCCTGTGGGTACTGTGCGCGATCTTTATCGCCAAGTTCATTTTCTTGTAACGGTTTCAAGCGTGACCCAGCCTCACCCCGTCGGGTGGGGCTTTTGCACATATGGAGGAAAGTGATGAGTCTGGAAACCTGGCTGCTGTTCAGCTGCGCCGCCCTGGTGGTAATCCTGATCCCGGGACCCCTGTCGTTGTTGATGATCAGCAACAGCCTGAACTATGGCTTGCGCCGTTCCTACCCGGCATTTCTCGGCGGCGTGTTCGCTTCGATCTGCCTGCTCAGCGCCTCAGCACTGGGGCTCGGCGCCCTGCTGCTGGCCTCGGAACAACTGTTCAGCGCACTGAAGATCGTCGGCGCCCTGTACCTGTTCTACCTCGCCTGGCAAAGCTGGCAGCAGTCACGGCAACCGGCGCACGCCACCGAAGTGCCGCAAGCGCCACCGGTGCCGCGCTTTCGCGCACTGTTCGGGCGCGCATTTGTGCTGGGAGCGAGCAATCCGAAGGACATCCTGTTCTTCGCCGCCTTCCTGCCGCAATTCCTCAATGCCCAGCAGCCATTCCTGCCGCAGTTGCTGATCATGATCGCCACCTGGACCCTGCTGGACCTGTGCTGCAAGCTCGCCTACGGCCTCGGCGCCCACGGCGCGGCGCGCTACCTGCGTAGCGGCAAGGGCCAGAGTTGGTTCAACCGGATCAGCGCCGGGCTGTTTGGTGGGGCGGGGGCGGCTTCGTTGTTGAGCCGATAATCAAGCGCTTCGCCGGCAAGCCGGTTCCTACAAGGGTTTGTGCACGCTCACATGTTCGGCTGTCAGTACCAACCCTTGTAGGAGCTGGCTTGCCAGCGAATGGCGGCACTGCGGTGTATCAGACCCTATGCCTTCGCCGGCAAGCCGGCTCCTACAGCCGCGCATCGCAACGAAACGCCCGCCCAGCCAGCACCTTTCTCAAGGACGAAAAAAAGCCCGCAGTGTGAGCGGGCGAATGACCAAAGAAGCTATGTGCGCAGGATTCGTGGGGGGAGAGTCCTAGCTTCCTCTGTAGGTCGAATAGCTGTACGGCGAGATCAGCAGCGGCACGTGGTAGTGGTCCTGCTCAGCAGAAATGCCGAAACGCAGGACCACCACGTCGAGAAACGCCGGCTCCGGCAATTGCACACCGCGTGCGCGGTAGTAGTCGCCGGCGTGAAACTGCAGCTGATAAACCCCGGAACGGTAGTCATCGCCTTGCAACAACGGTGTATCGACACGGCCATCGCTGTTGGTCAGTGCGCTGGCGACCAATTCCAGCTGCGAACCTTCAACGCGGTATAACTCGATTTTGATCGAGCTGCCCGGGCAACCGTGTGCGGCATCCAAAACGTGTGTAGTCAAACGTCCCATTGATTCTGCGGGCCCGTCTGCGTGTGTCGCAGCCAGACTTCGCACCTCCCGGAGTCAGTTGAAATGAAGGCCGCCACCTTTCGGTGCATGAAAAGCGGCGGCGAGCGACTGATTAAGACATTTTCAAGAAAAATTGTACACAATAAATTCGACATTTTTTCAGTGAATCTCCGACGCGCCCTGTTTAGCTGCAAAAGTCGGCAAAGTCTTAGGCTATAGAGAGCTCTGGCCCAATAGCTGATCAATCAGGCAGGTTTTTTGCAGTACCACCTGAAGATGACAAATGGTGAAAAATGCAAAAAATCGGGCTTACAAATCGCGCATAAAGTTGTATACAATCACTCCATCGTTGTGACGCCAGCCTTTCATCACAGGTTCAGGCCCCCACACCAACCCTTATCGCGCCCCGGCAAACCCGAACAAGAAGGAAGACTGCAGTGAGCGACTACCCACGCGACCTGATCGGTTACGGCAGTAACCCTCCCCACCCACACTGGCCGGGCAATGCCCGCATTGCCTTGTCGTTCGTCCTCAACTACGAAGAAGGCGGCGAACGCAACATTCTGCACGGCGACAAGGAATCCGAAGCTTTCCTCTCGGAAATGGTTTCGGCGCAACCGCTGCAAGGCGAGCGCAACATGAGCATGGAGTCGCTGTACGAGTATGGTAGCCGTGCCGGCGTCTGGCGGATTCTCAAGCTGTTCAAGGAATTCGACATTCCGCTGACGGTATTCGCCGTGGCCATGGCCGCCCAGCGCCACCCGGATGTGATTCGCGCCATGGTTGAAGCCGGCCACGAAATCTGCAGCCACGGCTACCGCTGGATCGACTACCAGTACATGGATGAGGCGCAGGAGCGCGAGCACATGCTCGAAGCCATCCGCATCCTCACCGAAGTCACCGGCGAGCGCCCACTGGGCTGGTACACCGGCCGCACCGGCCCGAACACCCGGCGTCTGGTGATGGAAGAAGGCGGTTTCCTCTACGACTGCGACACCTACGACGACGACCTGCCCTACTGGGAACCGAATAACCCGACTGGCAAGCCGCACCTGGTGATCCCTTACACCCTGGACACCAACGACATGCGCTTCACCCAGGTCCAGGGCTTCAACAAGGGCGACGATTTCTTCGAATACCTCAAGGATGCGTTCGACGTGCTTTACGCCGAAGGCGCCGAAGCGCCGAAAATGCTCTCGATCGGCCTGCACTGCCGGCTGATCGGCCGTCCGGCGCGTCTTGCTTCGCTCAAACGCTTTATCGAATACGCTAAAAGCCACCAACAGGTGTGGTTCAGCCGCCGCGTCGACATCGCTCGTCACTGGCAACAAACCCACCCGTACCAAGGGGCGTCGAAATGACCACCTTCCAAACCCTGCAACCCTCGACGCTGAGCCGTGACGCCTTTGTCGCCGCTTTCGCCGATATTTACGAACATTCGCCATGGGTCGCCGAAAAGGCCTTTGACCTGGGCCAGGACGCTTCGATCGACCAGATCGAGACCCTGCACCAGCGCATGAGCGATATCCTGTTGAGCGCCGATCACGCCAGTCAGCTGGCACTGATCAACGCTCACCCGGACCTGGCCGGCAAAGCTGCCGTCCAGGGCCAGTTGACCGAAGCCAGCACCAATGAACAAGCCGGCGCCGGTATTCACCAATGCACGGCCGAAGAGTTCCAGCGCTTCACCGAGCTGAACGATGCCTACAAGGCCAAGTTCAAGTTTCCCTTCATCATGGCGGTAAAAGGCAGCAACCGGCATCAGATCCTCGCAGCGTTCGAAACGCGCATCCACAACCCGGTCGACACCGAGTTCAAGTGCGCGCTGGCGGAGATCAACAAGATCGCCCTGTTCCGTTTACTGACCCTATAGCAAGCCTGGCCCCCAAGGATTCAAGAACGCCGAATCCGGCCCGGGCCTCGCAAGCATCCCAAGCCACTTATTCAAAGGCAGACAAGAAGAATGAAAGCTTACGCCGTACCTTTCGAGAAGTTCGTCAACCTGGCCGATGCCCGCCTGGGCACCAAGATCATCTCGGTCACCGATGACTGGTTCGCCGACGCCAACCGCCTGTTCCAGCCGACCCCGGCCGTATGGAAGGAGGGCGTGTTCGATGACAACGGCAAGTGGATGGACGGCTGGGAGTCGCGTCGCAAGCGCTTCGAAGGCTACGACAGCGCCGTGATCCGCCTGGGCGTACCAGGCTCGATCAAGGGCGTGGACATCGACACCTCATTCTTCACCGGCAACTTCCCGCCATCGGCGTCCCTGGAAGCCTGCTTCCTGGCCTCTGGCGAGCCTGATGCCAACACCCAGTGGACTGAAGTGCTGTCCGCCGTCGAGCTGCAAGGCAACAGCCACCACTACCACGAGATCAGCAACGACCAGGCGTTCAGCCACCTGCGCTTCAACATCTACCCGGATGGTGGTGTCGCCCGTCTGCGTGTGTACGGCGTGCCGTTCCGCGACTGGTCGGCAGTGGGCGACAACGAGCAAGTCGACCTGGCAGCCGCCCTCAACGGTGGTCGCGCCCTGGCCTGCTCCGACGAACACTTCGGTCGCATGAGCAACATCCTCAACCCGGGCCGTGGCATCAACATGGGCGATGGCTGGGAAACCGCCCGTCGTCGCACGCCAGGTAACGATTGGGTGATCGTCGCCCTGGGTCACCCGGGCGAGATCGAAAAAATCGTCGTCGACACCCTGCACTTCAAAGGCAATTACCCGGACAGCTGCTCGATCCAGGGCGCGTTCGTCAAAGGCGGTACCGACAGTCAGATCGAAACCCAGTCGCTGTTTTGGCGCGAACTGCTGCCAAGCCAGAAGCTGGAAATGCACGCCGAACACACCTTCGCCGAGCAGATCAAGGCCCTGGGCCCGATCACCCACATCCGCCTGAACGTGTTCCCGGATGGTGGCGTGAGCCGCCTGCGTGTACTGGGCAAGGTCGCTAAATAAGCAGTGAAGCCATTCGCGAGCAGGTCGAATCGTCGCACCGTCGCTCCCACATTTGGAATGCAATCCCCTGTGGGAGCCAGCCTGCTCGCGAAGGCGTCAGAACAGTCAACACAGAATTCGGATAAGAAGAACAGCATGCGCACACTACAGATTGAACCGCTGACCAAAGAAGCCTTCGCCCCTTTCGGTGACGTGATCGAAACCGACGGCAGCGATCACTTCATGATCAACAACGGTTCGACCATGCGCTTCCATAAACTGGCCACGGTGGAAACCGCCAAGCCAGAAGACAACGCGATCATCAGCATCTTCCGCGCCGACGCGCAGGACATGCCGCTGACCGTGAGCATGCTGGAGCGCCATCCGCTGGGCAGCCAGGCTTTCATACCGCTGCTCGGCAACCCCTTTCTGATCGTGGTCGCGCCAGTTGGCGATGCACCTGTATCAGGCTTGGTCCGCGCCTTCGTCACTAACGGCAGGCAGGGCATTAATTACCATCGCGGCGTTTGGCACCACCCGGTGCTGACGATCGAAAAGCGGGATGACTTCCTGGTGGTTGATCGCAGTGGCACAGGCAATAACTGCGATGAGCATTTTTTCAAAGAGGATGAGCGTCTGATCCTTGCCCCCCACCAATAAGAGAAGGTCTGAACACTCGATAACAGAGTGACAGGCGAGAGGTAAAGACTGTGGAAGCACATCTGTACGAATGGCTGAACCTGAGCGTGCGCTGGGTTCACATGATCACTGGCGTCGCCTGGATT
This region of Pseudomonas fluorescens genomic DNA includes:
- a CDS encoding NCS2 family permease, which produces MESRKSEASPLDLSPPLRTGLLERLFKLSVHGTTVKTELIAGLTTFITMAYIIFVNPNIMADAGIDHGAAFVATCIAAALGCLLMGLYANWPVGLAPGMGLNAFFTYTVVGTMGYNWETALGAVFVSGVLFMFLTFSRIREWLLNSIPVSLRFAMGAGVGLFLGLIGLKTAGIVVDSPATLIKIGNLREPGPLLAAICFLMIAILSYHRVFGAILISIITVTLAGWGLGLVHYEGIMSAPPSLAPTWMAMNVAGVFNVSMISVVLAFLFVHMFDTAGTLMGVAQRANLVGADGKIENLSRAMKADSASSVFGAVVGVPPVTSYVESAAGVAAGGRTGLTAVTVGVLFVAAMFFAPLAGMIPAYATAGALIYVAMLMMGGMEHIEWDDATDSIPAIVTAIMMPLTFSVADGIALGFITYVALKAGTGKYKEISVSLWVLCAIFIAKFIFL
- the uraH gene encoding hydroxyisourate hydrolase, which encodes MGRLTTHVLDAAHGCPGSSIKIELYRVEGSQLELVASALTNSDGRVDTPLLQGDDYRSGVYQLQFHAGDYYRARGVQLPEPAFLDVVVLRFGISAEQDHYHVPLLISPYSYSTYRGS
- a CDS encoding LysE family translocator, which produces MSLETWLLFSCAALVVILIPGPLSLLMISNSLNYGLRRSYPAFLGGVFASICLLSASALGLGALLLASEQLFSALKIVGALYLFYLAWQSWQQSRQPAHATEVPQAPPVPRFRALFGRAFVLGASNPKDILFFAAFLPQFLNAQQPFLPQLLIMIATWTLLDLCCKLAYGLGAHGAARYLRSGKGQSWFNRISAGLFGGAGAASLLSR
- a CDS encoding MarR family winged helix-turn-helix transcriptional regulator, which produces MLDLKNPISQQQAMEAFFFGYQAFTAKADEMLERRGLSRVHQRIVFFIARYPNLSVKELLALLGVSKQALNMPLRQLQEMHLVNSVASATDKRKRLLELTDEGARFEQALRREQVKLLERVFAEAGETAVNGWLAVNLALGKSQAAPE
- the puuE gene encoding allantoinase PuuE — protein: MSDYPRDLIGYGSNPPHPHWPGNARIALSFVLNYEEGGERNILHGDKESEAFLSEMVSAQPLQGERNMSMESLYEYGSRAGVWRILKLFKEFDIPLTVFAVAMAAQRHPDVIRAMVEAGHEICSHGYRWIDYQYMDEAQEREHMLEAIRILTEVTGERPLGWYTGRTGPNTRRLVMEEGGFLYDCDTYDDDLPYWEPNNPTGKPHLVIPYTLDTNDMRFTQVQGFNKGDDFFEYLKDAFDVLYAEGAEAPKMLSIGLHCRLIGRPARLASLKRFIEYAKSHQQVWFSRRVDIARHWQQTHPYQGASK
- the uraD gene encoding 2-oxo-4-hydroxy-4-carboxy-5-ureidoimidazoline decarboxylase, with protein sequence MTTFQTLQPSTLSRDAFVAAFADIYEHSPWVAEKAFDLGQDASIDQIETLHQRMSDILLSADHASQLALINAHPDLAGKAAVQGQLTEASTNEQAGAGIHQCTAEEFQRFTELNDAYKAKFKFPFIMAVKGSNRHQILAAFETRIHNPVDTEFKCALAEINKIALFRLLTL
- a CDS encoding ureidoglycolate lyase — translated: MRTLQIEPLTKEAFAPFGDVIETDGSDHFMINNGSTMRFHKLATVETAKPEDNAIISIFRADAQDMPLTVSMLERHPLGSQAFIPLLGNPFLIVVAPVGDAPVSGLVRAFVTNGRQGINYHRGVWHHPVLTIEKRDDFLVVDRSGTGNNCDEHFFKEDERLILAPHQ
- the alc gene encoding allantoicase; amino-acid sequence: MKAYAVPFEKFVNLADARLGTKIISVTDDWFADANRLFQPTPAVWKEGVFDDNGKWMDGWESRRKRFEGYDSAVIRLGVPGSIKGVDIDTSFFTGNFPPSASLEACFLASGEPDANTQWTEVLSAVELQGNSHHYHEISNDQAFSHLRFNIYPDGGVARLRVYGVPFRDWSAVGDNEQVDLAAALNGGRALACSDEHFGRMSNILNPGRGINMGDGWETARRRTPGNDWVIVALGHPGEIEKIVVDTLHFKGNYPDSCSIQGAFVKGGTDSQIETQSLFWRELLPSQKLEMHAEHTFAEQIKALGPITHIRLNVFPDGGVSRLRVLGKVAK